The proteins below are encoded in one region of Fibrella aestuarina BUZ 2:
- the hslV gene encoding ATP-dependent protease subunit HslV has product MTPIHATTVVGIRHNGQVALGADGQATMGNTVAKSNVKKIRRLAGGKVLAGFAGSTADAFTLIERFEEKLSNYNNNLRRAAIELAKDWRTDRFLRKLEAMMIVASADDLLIISGTGDVLEPDHDVAAIGSGGVYAQSAALALKKHAAHLNAVDMVSESLHIAADICIYTNHNLIVEQLGS; this is encoded by the coding sequence ATGACACCCATTCACGCAACGACCGTTGTTGGTATCCGACACAACGGGCAAGTCGCCCTTGGCGCCGACGGACAGGCCACCATGGGCAACACCGTGGCTAAAAGCAACGTTAAGAAAATACGCCGGTTGGCAGGCGGTAAGGTATTGGCCGGTTTTGCGGGATCGACCGCCGATGCCTTTACGCTCATCGAGCGGTTCGAGGAAAAGCTGAGCAACTACAACAACAACCTGCGCCGGGCGGCTATCGAGCTGGCCAAGGACTGGCGGACTGACCGGTTTCTGCGAAAGCTGGAAGCCATGATGATTGTCGCTTCGGCCGATGACCTGCTCATTATTTCTGGTACGGGCGATGTGCTCGAACCGGATCACGACGTGGCCGCCATCGGGTCGGGTGGCGTATATGCACAGTCGGCAGCGCTGGCGCTCAAAAAACACGCTGCGCATCTAAATGCCGTCGATATGGTGAGTGAGAGTCTGCACATTGCTGCCGACATTTGCATTTATACAAATCATAATCTGATCGTTGAGCAACTAGGTAGTTAG